A stretch of DNA from Cannabis sativa cultivar Pink pepper isolate KNU-18-1 chromosome X, ASM2916894v1, whole genome shotgun sequence:
GGCTGCAGTAATGTTCGAATCAGAAAATGGCAGCTTCACCATAACCGCCTTTGGGAGAGTCTGCTGGGACCTGGATTGGAATTGTAGAAGATACTTTTCAATGGAAGAATCATCATAGGCATAAACATGGCCTGATTTCCCCAGCAAGATGAAGTAATCCTGTCTATGTTTGTTATGCTCATTGGTGTTTGAGATTATCTCCATATCAATACATGGCTCGGGCAAATGAAGGCCAAGTTTGATTGTGCGAGATTCGGTGTGATCATTCAACAGAATCACCTGCATCATTCATTAAGCATTATCATCAAAGTTGTTAAAGTCTTTGTTGAAGCATTTGATTAAGTGTGATGATCAATGTAGTACCTGAGACAAGTTTTCACAATCGAAGTTTGAGTCACCGGTCACATAAAGTCTACTTGCCTTCCCATCTGCATAAGCCCATTTTAATGAAGCTATAGGAACCTTGTTGAGCTTATATCCAACATTGAGTTTACATATTGGAGCATTTGGAATAGCGGTCGAGTCTGATAAGTTTGAGATGGAAGGAACACTCCAAACGAAGATCTCCCCATTGTTGTAACCAACAACAACTCTGGTTCCAAATGGGCAAGCCCAACATGCACAAGTGGCTTTTGTTGCTTCATGGTGTAGAGCCTGGAACAAGTTTCCACCTGTTGTGAACAAGACTTTGCTTTCTCGGATATCCCATAGTGTTATCAAACCATCTCTGAAAACTATGAGAACCCTGCAGTGAAAACAAGTACATTGGTAGCTAGAAACAACATACAGTAGTAAAAACCAACCGAAAAGGTTTGCTGAGAAAGTACTTACCTCTTACTTTCAGCCATTGGTTGAGGCAGAATACTGACCACAGCAGCATTTTCACCAGAAACTTTAGTGGAATTCCCTACACCAGATTATTGATGTACTTGGTAAttataatcatcatcatcatagataaacaacaaaatattaaGTTGCTGAAGAATGTCTCACCATGAGAAGCTGAAAAGGGTATGTTGTAACTAGTTTGTACTAGACGCGACACTTCTTTATCAAGCTTCAAAACCGAGACATTACCAGCAATGTCTCCAACATAGCTGCAAACATATATTTTAAGTAAAACACATTAATGTATTCATCTTCAGAAGGCTGTATTCATCTTCAGAAGGCCTACGTAGTTATAGTAAAAAAGCTTACATGAATTGACTTTGCTGCAGCACAGCGAAAGAAGTAATCTCTTGTTGCAGAGGGGGAAGTACATGAGTTAATGTTTTATTTTCGATGTCCCAAACCTATATCATTGCTCAGAACTTTGTTACAAGAACATGACTAAATCTTATGAATGAAACTAAAAAAGACTTGCCTCAATGCTGTTCTTGGATGTTACATTGACAAGAATGCCTTTATTATGGAAAAACTGATTAATATGCAaaaacaaaattctcatcaGTACAACGAAGTTCCAAGTTtatgaaaagaagaagaaaacattaACATGATGAATATGAAAACCTGGAGAAACTTGGTTGGTTGAGCTTCCTGAGATTGAACAAGTAAAGCTTGAGTATTGTGTGTTCCGAATAACTTAATGCGGCCATCATTGCTGAGAGTGAGAGGTTGTTAACAAGTTAAGAATGAATGATGTGTTAATGAAAGAAGGAGATGATATGAGTTTGAAGGATTGAAAACTGACTTGGTAGAAATGGCTAGTGTGTTTTGAATAGGATCATAAGCAAAGAGTGAAGATGTTGAAGGTATTCCATGGTGGAATACAAGCCTTGGCTCTACATCACACCCTTTTACACTGGCTTCTCCTCCATCATTTGTCTAcaatttcaatttcaatttcaaaaCAAAACCCCATCAACATCAACATCTTTTTTTACTTAATATACATTCTCATTCATCTGAGTCTGTAGGGTGTTTGCTGTGGGGTTCTATGCAGAGGAACACAAGACAAGACATGACAAGACAATCTCATTTGTTGTACTAAAatgttttatgttttaagggaaAAAACATATAGCACCGGCCACCACGTGGACATTTGACTTTGAATGAATCTAGGTGGTGAAAGAATATTGCTATTTGGCATAAGTGGTAATTATATAAAACTCAACACTTAATTGTATTAATAGTGATATCACACTATTTCTCTTACTAAAAACGACAACTTTAATCatttaaagataaataataGATTGGTtggttgaaaataaaattaaagattgAGGAGAACATCATCAAATTCAAAACAAGAGTATGAGAAAGACAAAAGAGAAAGGGAAATAGTACAATAATATAAGGATTGGTATTTGGTATGGTGTGGTGGGGTCTCCTCAGGGACGGAGGGACTTTAGCCCATGTGTGGGCTAAAGCCCATGTGTGGGCtaaagccctcactcaaatatatacatcaaattttttatatgtagatatatacatatattaattcacttTGTTCAATTTATTAAAGTCCAATTCACAAAAGCCTTCATTCAATATCTTAATCATGATTCATGAGCCTACTCTTATTCTAATCAAGCCCATTTTAAAAGTAgtccaatacaaataataaaaaaaataatactttattaaaaaataaaataataccattgacaatattttattttatttttgtcaacagtattattttattttgttgaagatgaaaatttgaaagatacatttatcattatttttattagttttgacttaatatttattcaagcccTCACTCAACTAAATTTCTGGCTTCGTCACTGGGTCTCCTTATACATTAGATTATATTATTAAAGCTTTTCTTCTTGGATCCTTCACCCTTAATTTCATCAAATCTCATCTCAAAACAAATCTAATTTGAATTTcatttaaagaaaaagaaagaacagATCAACCAAACAAGACCAGACCAGACCATAACATGATCATTTTGATGTATGTAAAATTAATCatgaaatgaagaagaaagaaagaaacatACCTTCTTGATAGAAGCTTTCTCCACTAGTTTCTTCATGAACATCTTTGCTTTCCTTTGATTTCAGACACAgtcagagagagagaaaatcagACCAAGTTGGTTTTTGTTGAATTTGATTTGAATGTGTTATATATTGAGTCAAGTActaagttttatatatatagaatagaAAAGAAGCGGTTTGTTTTTATAGTTGGGAAGAGTGAAAACAGACAAAGAATCTAATGTATATCAATCTGATTTTTGCAGttacattatttattaatttaggaCCAAAAAAACTGAAAGTGTGTTATATATGATCTTCATCCTAGGACTAACTCCTGACACGTGGACTATAATCATTAGTCTATTCTATTTATGTTTTGTCTCTGAcacttttttctttatttatatttatccaATGGAGGAGTGACAACTGTCACCAAATCACAATACTCAACTTTTTTTGGACGACTACACAAACAACACGTGTCAAAGTCAATTATGTAACTGTAATAGTAGGACCCTttgctttttttctttttaattatgtatatatcatatatgAGTAATTTTCAATTAATGCCATTTATTTatgtctaaaaataaaaaagatttcaATAGACAGCTGTTCTGTGCATGTGTTTTATGGAAATAATTTTATTGTAGAAAGCAAATCAAGGCACtaaaaagttgaaaagaaacggataaaatctcatttttaaagtgacataattaattaattatataccaAAATGGGTTAGTTAGTGGTTGTTGTTTCTTTCTTGAATCTTCAACCAAGCAAAGTGAGCCCATTAGACATGGATCCATATAGAGAGTAGGCCCAAAAGCCCAAAAGAGAAAGTGGATCAAAAGCCCAAGTTGAAAGAGAAATGGATAGAAATAGGCCCACGTAATCATATAGGATAAGTGGAGGCGTAAAGGAATAGCAAAAAGGTCTATGGAGGCGCCGACATATGACCCACCTACTGCAActgcaagagagagagagagaacatgTAATAAAAAGGATGGAGAAAAGGAGCCATAAAATGTAATGATGGAATCACACAATTCATGTATAAATACAATAacgataatatatatatatatagttgttattgttgttgttggtcatgatgatgatgatgatgatattaTAATACTAGAGAGAGCACATGATGAGAAAGCTCattaatgtatatttatatataatgtaagGGTAAGTCTATAATTTGTTAGATCCATATCTATTTcagtatttaaaataatattttaatctaatttttcagtgtatgttataattatttaaaattatttgtaagtttttaaaaaattttaaataatttacaataccgaaaataaaatttatatatttaattacatgtgcaactttttttcaatcataaaaaattttaaactaaaaaagtattttatatgtGAAAACATATATGTGGTCTAATCCTATTATGAGGGTCTACTACAaaaattttcaataatataattaagcatatatatacatatggggTCTAGAAGTACATGTACATTTCTTCTTTACAACCTAATAAGCCATCattcattttctttctttctatctTAATTTTCATGCATGGGATGAGTATGTATGAGTTGTATATATCCTActtttcatacatatatatagaatGCCCACTACTTTTCCTTTTCATGGGGAAAGCAAACCCCAAACTAAACCAAACCAAACAAATCTCATCTCATCTCATCTCATCTCATTATTCAAATTAAAcaccttttcttttctctttttcatttttaccaaTGATCAATTTTCATACATACATATTAATTACTAATTGTGAAACAAACAATAAACTATCAAATCACATATCATATAAAAATTGGCCACGTGAGAGGGGTATGAGTAGACAAATCACATGGGcatggaatatttttaataattgaaaataaaaaaccaaacttttttctattgtataaatatatgaCACCAAATGGAGGCATCGTGTTGTACCAATGGACTTACTTATATTCTTAGCTGTTCTTCTTAGTTTTAAGTCTCTATTCTTTTTTATAATTCTTTTACCTTAATTTCTCATTTTCATTTTAACATAAACACAAAATATacttcatttcaaaataaaaattgaaactttacactaaaaaaggaaaaaaaaaagagacttTATTACTTTTGCATGAAATGAAATGAAGGGCATTCAATTCTTAAAAAGacattctttatttattattagtaactaatatttatagctattaaATAAATTAGTGTCTTTTATTTcaaaccttattattattattattattattattattattattattaaataaattagttaTGTTCTTAACGTGTTACGTGGGTGTACGGAAATATGGTTTTtgtgaaataaataaataataaaaagaaaaaaaaaaagcattccTTTTCTCTGGGGTACTGTCCGGCCAGGAGATGGAAGTTTACaagtaaaaaaggaaaaaatagcTTTAGCTGTGTATGTGTGTGAGTGTGTTGGTTACATTATTgtagtttgattatttaatgttGGAATTGACTAAATATCATCTTATGGAAGGAAGGAGGGGAAGGAAGGAGTAGGGTCCCAACTGTACAATGCTAAAATTCTCAGCTTTTGAATTCATTTCTTTATTGGggtcttcatcttcatcttcatcttcataatcatatctctttctctctctgctGTTCTTCATTATTTTCAAGCTTCAACCTTTTAATCTCTCTGACTCTTGTCTCTGCCTCAATTGAAGTTTTGGGGGTTAGGCATTATTTTGGGTTCTGATTCTGTACTGTGATTTTGGATAAAAGAGAAGTTCTAGTTGGCTTTAGTGGAGCCAACCCCAACGGTCTTTTTCTCTCTACTGTGGTAATTATAATACATCTTCAAAGCTTTCTAatcatttcaaatttaataGCTTTGTTTTGCTTTCTTTTTCACTTTTACATGACAAGAATTCTCTGCTAGATTGATTGGGTTGGTGGGTTCAATTCTGTTTCTGCAAAGATTTTGTCTTTCTTAGATTCTATCTAATTTTGTGATATGTTTTAATGATCCTTATGCCTTTCTATAATTGTTTTGATATCAAATAAGGTTCTAGTTTTCAAGAGGTGTGATTAAGAAATTGATAATTGAGCTGGGAAAATATGACCATGATGACAATATAAACTAATTCTTGTATTAACAAATGAATAAAGATGGTTTTTCTTCTGGTTTTAGTTTAAGTGATATTTGGGCATCTTCTGGTTTTGCAGTCAAAAATCCACTGCAGCACTTGACTTTGTAGATAGTTAGTTTTCTTTTTGGGCTAAGGAATGATAGCCTTTTGGTAGATCAGTCAGCAGGCTGCATGGGAGGTCTGTTGCACCTTTTTGCCTTTGAAAACAGGAGCATGGCAAGGAAAGTTCTTACTCATAAGAAACATGTTGATGGTAAGTTCTTATGTTGTTCGGTGTTCTAATAGATTTAACCATGGAAAAAAAGACACTGATCCCTTGTTTTCTAGATTAATTGGGAAGTACCAAGTGACAGATTTGATTGGCTGAACTGTTAAGAAGACTAGCATGTTGATGATTACCTCTTAATTGAATTAGCAAACATAGGATTAGATTTCTATGTTCTTACTCAAATGATGTCCCTTTTAGACTGTGATGGTGGTACATTTCTCTTTCAGACTCTCAGGAAGTTGTCCTGTTAATCAGCTTACTAAATATGCATTATGCAGGTCTTGAAGCTCCTCGAAATAGCATTGAGCAGCAAATAGAAACTTCTCAGAATTATTCTGCTGTACGAGATTTGCCGGTACTTTTTCAGCACACAACCTTTTATGGCTTATACCAAGTCTTTAGGCAATGTAGTTTAAAAGGGATTTCTCAAGTCTGAATATACTTTCGGGAGGCTTTGTCTCCGTTGTCAAGCTTACATCAGCGAAAATCTTTGATTGTTTTCATTGAGAATATGATTATTGGTACTGATAAAAacaaaagagaggaaaagattctaaattttttatttcttgttGCACGGTCCAGATTAGGAACTGGCATAGAAAAGTTGAATTGGTCTTGAATCAAtgctttctgtttttttttcttataatagcTCTGGCCTCTCTTTCAGGTGGAAGAAGATTGGTCTACAAATAATTGCTATCCATTTGAAGCTTCAATGAAGAAATTGATTAATGAAGAAATCTCCAAACATTCAAGTACAAGACAAAATGCACCAATTAGCATAGTTGCTCGCCTGATGGGAATGGATTCGTTAACTTTAGATACAAAATCTACAGTTGAGCCAACTGAGGAAAGAAGCGAGAATATGAGAACAAAGTGTTCAAACAAGGAAGCAAATGGATTCGGTTTAACAGACCATCTTTCTTCCAACTCAAACTCTTCAAGGCAAATGGAACTTAATTCATCATACCATAATGGAGACATAGATTCTGAAAGATGGAGCAATGGCGGGAGGTGTGGGAAAGGGAGGAGTCGAGAGCATCCTCAGGAGGAGGAATTGCAGAAGTTTAAGAAAGAATTTGAAGCATGGCAAGCAGCTAGGTTCAGAGAGTGTTCAAAATTTGCTGAGCTTGGAAACATCCCTTCACAGTCATCACTTGCTCATGAAGATCTGAACAAGGAAAGGATGGAACTTTATGGGCGAACAGCTGTTGAGAAAGCTGTAAAATCAAAGGATCAGACAATAAAAGCAAGGGCACAGGAAATAGGAGGCCTGCAACATAATGAAATGGAATCTTTCCAGGTTGAAAGGAAATATTCATCATCAAAAACCAGAAACTCAAGCAGATATATTGAGCAATCTTCTATGATGGATACTGATCAGAAACTATATGCATTGTCTGCTCCAACTAAGATAGTTATATTAAAGCCTGGCCCTGATAGGGTGGGTGACCATACAGAGTCTTGGACAAGCTCCCCGAGCTTTTCGGAGCAGAGAGGTAGCATAGAAGACTTTCTTGAGGAGGTGAAAGAACGACTGAAATGTGAAATGCAAGGGAAAATGCTGAGAAAGGGTGGTTCAGTTGTTGTTCGAGGAAGTGGAATCGAGACTCCTTATAATGAAAAGCCATCATCAGATCCTAAACAAATTGCTAAGAACATAGCAAACCAGGTTAGAGACAGTGTGAGTAAGGATATTGGTGCAAACTTGACACGTTCAGAATCAACAAGATCATATAAAAGTGAAATCCAGTTAAATGGACCGAATTCTTCAGAGTTCATCAGTAGAGATACTAGGAGATTCGTGTCAGAGAGGCTAAAGAATGTTTTGAACAAAGAAACAAATATGCACACAGTTGTTGGTGGCCACTCTAGATCTTACAGTGTGTTAGACTTAGACAATGATACTTCAAAAGATGTACAAAAAATGCAAACCAGATCCTTCAGATATGGTGTAGGAGATGACAGACCTCTCCATAAGGAGTTGTCCCCTAGAAATCTAGTTAGATCATTATCAGCCCCGGTATCAGGAACTTCTTTCGGGAAACTTCTCCTGGAGGACCGCCATATTCTAACAGGTGCCCAAATCAGGCGGAAGCTTGAAGCTACAGAAAATTTTCCTGTGGACTTGAAGAAGCGGAAAAGGGAGAGATTTAGCTTCAAAGAAAAAGTTTCCAATTTCAGATATAGTTTTTCTCTTAGAGGGAGACTGTTTGGTAAGAAGATTCAATCAGTGTTGGAATCACATGTTTTCGAACGGTATCCTCTGAAAGATATCATGAGTGGTCCAACTGTAGTTTCTAACTTTGATGAGAGACATGTAAAGGTATTTTCATctacttatttttcttttacataTGGTTTTGAACTGCTGGTTTCATCTTTGAAAAGTATCTAATAGTCTTTTGCCTTTGTAGGAGAATTTTACTGAAGTTCCTCCTAGTCCTGCATCAGTGTGCAGCAGTAGTGCTCAAGAAGAGTTATGGAGGCCAGTTGATCATCTTAGCCCTCTGTCAACCCCAGATGTAACGCCAAGCAACGAATATGCTATGCCGCAGGTTTTTAGAGAGATCAGCTCTAATCTTAGTGGTAATGAATTTTATTCATTCATTCATTTAATATGCTGATGAATCTTACACTGTCTTGTACATAAGACCAAAGAGTTTGTAGAAAGAATTTGAAGTATTTTTGCTCATTCGTTGCCAAATTAGGAAAGAACCCGAGATGCTATTATAATCCTTGAGATGAAAAACagacaatttttttaatgtttgtAGCTAATTGTTTCTTATGCAGAACTACGGAGGCAATTGAATCAACTCGAGTCTGATGAGCCTGATGAAAGGCTAATCCCACCGAAACCAGCAGAGCCTGAGATGTTCGAGCTAAAGGATCCAGCAGAAGCATACATAAGAGATCTATTGGTTGGTTCTGGTTTATATGATGGATCATCTGACAAATATTTGTGGAGATCGGAGACATCTGCAAAGCCTATTGGCACTTCAGTGTTTGAAGAAGTAGAAGAATCATACAAAACatttgccaaggacaatgatatCTCTCTAAAAGATCAGAGAGTGAGGAGAGTGGATCACAAGTTGTTACATGATTTGTTAAACGAAGCACTCTCAACTGTACTTGAACCACATCGTGGAATCTCAACAGTCTCTAAAGTCGAAAGAAAATCCATGAACTCCTCAAGTTTTCCAACTTTGCATGGAAACAAATTGTTGAACTGTGTTTGGGAGATTATATGTGATCATTTATACCCTTCGACGGATAGATCCTGTTATTCACTAGAGGATATGGTGGCGCGAGACCTGAGACTGAGTCCTTGGACTCGAGAGGTGGATGATGAAGGTACTAGTTTGGGGAGAGAGGTGGAAATTCTGATCCTGGGAGATCTAGTAGATGAAATTTTGAAGGATATGAAGCTATGATTGAAATCAAGTTACAATGACATAGAGTGGAGTGGAGTGGAGTGGGGTGGTGTGTATATGAGAATGAGAAGAAGTAAATACAATTAATAGATATGGAAAACTACTGCAGCTGATtaccccatatatatatatatatatgtttaacaGTTTGATATATAGATGAGTTTTGGAAGTGAGAAGAGGTGAGGTTTCATGTggtttgtttgtacatattctTAATTTGTTTGTGAGATTCATAGGAGTTGTCAGATTAGGTAACATTtggaaagaaaaaccaaaagcATGTGTTTTGTTCTTCTGCAttgttattctttttcttttaacacATTCACATGTAGTCTATAGCAGAGCTAGTGACAGAAAgttcttatatataaatatgttatcATTAAAGAAAATTTGCAATAAAAGGCACAAATATAGGTGCTTTTTTTTTCCCTTCTTCAAAGTTTGGATTTATTAACCATTTGGTGAGATTTGATTGGCATAAGCATAATATAGATGTTGAGGTTATTATTATGATATGTTAGTTTGTGGTTAGGTATAAGAATTGTTAGCCAAAATAGCAATAAGGGGTAATCCATGTTTTGGTGAAAAATGATTTGTAATAATAAAGCTTGTAAAAGCAGGCATTTATATTTGGTTTTTGGTCCCTACATACAAAATGGTGTTTGGCAATGAGTCTATTCTATTCTTTTTTGGTAGTATTATATTAATTCAACCGAGTTTTTGACCCATTTGGCTTTGGTGGTGGAATTGTATCTCACTGCACATTCACATGCACATGCCCAATCCCAATGCTTATTATTCAATGTCAATGCCATCTCATTCTCATATTAGCTTTTAAGTCAAGGCTAAACCTACAACACATAacacaaaacaaaaatcaatgtatttatttatatataaaatgaaagaatataaaataaaaggacATTATTGGTTGTTACTGGTCACGGGTTATGTTCCAAAGTTAGTTTTGTAATATGTTAAAACTAGAGATTAAGGGTGACAATTCGCGGGTATATGCTCGACTCAAATA
This window harbors:
- the LOC115702607 gene encoding uncharacterized protein LOC115702607 isoform X1, which encodes MGGLLHLFAFENRSMARKVLTHKKHVDGLEAPRNSIEQQIETSQNYSAVRDLPVEEDWSTNNCYPFEASMKKLINEEISKHSSTRQNAPISIVARLMGMDSLTLDTKSTVEPTEERSENMRTKCSNKEANGFGLTDHLSSNSNSSRQMELNSSYHNGDIDSERWSNGGRCGKGRSREHPQEEELQKFKKEFEAWQAARFRECSKFAELGNIPSQSSLAHEDLNKERMELYGRTAVEKAVKSKDQTIKARAQEIGGLQHNEMESFQVERKYSSSKTRNSSRYIEQSSMMDTDQKLYALSAPTKIVILKPGPDRVGDHTESWTSSPSFSEQRGSIEDFLEEVKERLKCEMQGKMLRKGGSVVVRGSGIETPYNEKPSSDPKQIAKNIANQVRDSVSKDIGANLTRSESTRSYKSEIQLNGPNSSEFISRDTRRFVSERLKNVLNKETNMHTVVGGHSRSYSVLDLDNDTSKDVQKMQTRSFRYGVGDDRPLHKELSPRNLVRSLSAPVSGTSFGKLLLEDRHILTGAQIRRKLEATENFPVDLKKRKRERFSFKEKVSNFRYSFSLRGRLFGKKIQSVLESHVFERYPLKDIMSGPTVVSNFDERHVKENFTEVPPSPASVCSSSAQEELWRPVDHLSPLSTPDVTPSNEYAMPQVFREISSNLSELRRQLNQLESDEPDERLIPPKPAEPEMFELKDPAEAYIRDLLVGSGLYDGSSDKYLWRSETSAKPIGTSVFEEVEESYKTFAKDNDISLKDQRVRRVDHKLLHDLLNEALSTVLEPHRGISTVSKVERKSMNSSSFPTLHGNKLLNCVWEIICDHLYPSTDRSCYSLEDMVARDLRLSPWTREVDDEGTSLGREVEILILGDLVDEILKDMKL
- the LOC115702607 gene encoding uncharacterized protein LOC115702607 isoform X2, with the translated sequence MKKLINEEISKHSSTRQNAPISIVARLMGMDSLTLDTKSTVEPTEERSENMRTKCSNKEANGFGLTDHLSSNSNSSRQMELNSSYHNGDIDSERWSNGGRCGKGRSREHPQEEELQKFKKEFEAWQAARFRECSKFAELGNIPSQSSLAHEDLNKERMELYGRTAVEKAVKSKDQTIKARAQEIGGLQHNEMESFQVERKYSSSKTRNSSRYIEQSSMMDTDQKLYALSAPTKIVILKPGPDRVGDHTESWTSSPSFSEQRGSIEDFLEEVKERLKCEMQGKMLRKGGSVVVRGSGIETPYNEKPSSDPKQIAKNIANQVRDSVSKDIGANLTRSESTRSYKSEIQLNGPNSSEFISRDTRRFVSERLKNVLNKETNMHTVVGGHSRSYSVLDLDNDTSKDVQKMQTRSFRYGVGDDRPLHKELSPRNLVRSLSAPVSGTSFGKLLLEDRHILTGAQIRRKLEATENFPVDLKKRKRERFSFKEKVSNFRYSFSLRGRLFGKKIQSVLESHVFERYPLKDIMSGPTVVSNFDERHVKENFTEVPPSPASVCSSSAQEELWRPVDHLSPLSTPDVTPSNEYAMPQVFREISSNLSELRRQLNQLESDEPDERLIPPKPAEPEMFELKDPAEAYIRDLLVGSGLYDGSSDKYLWRSETSAKPIGTSVFEEVEESYKTFAKDNDISLKDQRVRRVDHKLLHDLLNEALSTVLEPHRGISTVSKVERKSMNSSSFPTLHGNKLLNCVWEIICDHLYPSTDRSCYSLEDMVARDLRLSPWTREVDDEGTSLGREVEILILGDLVDEILKDMKL